A genomic window from Nematostella vectensis chromosome 9, jaNemVect1.1, whole genome shotgun sequence includes:
- the LOC116601878 gene encoding uncharacterized protein LOC116601878 isoform X1 has translation MIEFFKDHPVLTGLAVCTAGAAAFCYCRSKSSVESDGQGKETKEEVPVAVQDAVEDVSACFPADLLQAEKSSQCRELLVYQARSWELLLPSYKQVFPELHPRNLLKIFIKPRLLMPIVVFPVAAPRQAIVVFECPAPTVVLGDILYLMSAVTFAALICFVINFVMKMHIQSKVKSLQGRPLASITEVHQIQEETGACPSIVSTDRQESDALVTTEVNVQPSSSVKSIVTASSTGLKELRPFDLRASWDTQSLESLAACASRQGRQVTLHPHLNKKWENGNGTPFFLEIVSLNTLCLLHRLFCVGEYGVFQELIGK, from the exons ATGATAGAGTTTTTTAAGGACCACCCCGTTCTCACCGGGCTAGCAGTCTGCACAGCAGGAGCCGCAGCGTTCTGCTATTGCAGAAGTAAATCGAGTGTCGAG AGTGATGGTCAAGGAAAAGAGACCAAAGAAGAAGTACCCGTCGCGGTACAAGACGCTGTCGAAGATGTCTCCG CGTGTTTTCCAGCCGACCTTTTGCAAGCGGAGAAGTCTTCACAATGTCGAGAATTGCTTGTTTATCAAG CCCGTTCTTGGGAGCTTTTGCTGCCCAGCTACAAGCAAGTGTTCCCGGAGCTCCACCCCCGGAACCTGCTTAAGATCTTCATCAAGCCACGACTGCTGATGCCAA TTGTAGTCTTTCCCGTGGCTGCTCCAAGGCAAGCAATCGTTGTCTTTGAGTGTCCCGCTCCCACCGTCGTGCTGGGGGATATCCTGTACCTGATGTCAGCGGTTACCTTCGCCGCTCTTATATGCTTTGTTATCAACTTCGTCATGAAGATGCATATCCAGTCGAAGGTCAAATCCCTTCAG GGACGCCCTCTTGCCAGCATCACCGAGGTGCACCAGATCCAAGAGGAGACTGGTGCTTGTCCATCTATTGTGTCGACAGACCGCCAAGAGAGTGATGCTCTCGTAACCACCGAGGTGAACGTCCAGCCGTCCTCATCCGTAAAGTCGATTGTGACTGCATCCTCTACAGGACTCAAGGAGCTCCGCCCTTTTGACCTGCGTGCATCATGGGACACACAAAGCCTCGAGAGCCTAGCAGCTTGTGCATCGCGCCAGGGGCGTCAGGTCACACTCCATCCGCATCTCAACAAAAAGTGGGAAAATGGAAATGGAACACCATTTTTCTTAGAAATTGTGTCACTAAATACTTTGTGCCTCTTACATCGACTGTTTTGTGTAGGGGAGTATGGGGTGTTTCAGGAGCTCATTGGAAAGTGA
- the LOC116601878 gene encoding uncharacterized protein LOC116601878 isoform X2, whose protein sequence is MIEFFKDHPVLTGLAVCTAGAAAFCYCRSKSSVESDGQGKETKEEVPVAVQDAVEDVSACFPADLLQAEKSSQCRELLVYQVVVFPVAAPRQAIVVFECPAPTVVLGDILYLMSAVTFAALICFVINFVMKMHIQSKVKSLQGRPLASITEVHQIQEETGACPSIVSTDRQESDALVTTEVNVQPSSSVKSIVTASSTGLKELRPFDLRASWDTQSLESLAACASRQGRQVTLHPHLNKKWENGNGTPFFLEIVSLNTLCLLHRLFCVGEYGVFQELIGK, encoded by the exons ATGATAGAGTTTTTTAAGGACCACCCCGTTCTCACCGGGCTAGCAGTCTGCACAGCAGGAGCCGCAGCGTTCTGCTATTGCAGAAGTAAATCGAGTGTCGAG AGTGATGGTCAAGGAAAAGAGACCAAAGAAGAAGTACCCGTCGCGGTACAAGACGCTGTCGAAGATGTCTCCG CGTGTTTTCCAGCCGACCTTTTGCAAGCGGAGAAGTCTTCACAATGTCGAGAATTGCTTGTTTATCAAG TTGTAGTCTTTCCCGTGGCTGCTCCAAGGCAAGCAATCGTTGTCTTTGAGTGTCCCGCTCCCACCGTCGTGCTGGGGGATATCCTGTACCTGATGTCAGCGGTTACCTTCGCCGCTCTTATATGCTTTGTTATCAACTTCGTCATGAAGATGCATATCCAGTCGAAGGTCAAATCCCTTCAG GGACGCCCTCTTGCCAGCATCACCGAGGTGCACCAGATCCAAGAGGAGACTGGTGCTTGTCCATCTATTGTGTCGACAGACCGCCAAGAGAGTGATGCTCTCGTAACCACCGAGGTGAACGTCCAGCCGTCCTCATCCGTAAAGTCGATTGTGACTGCATCCTCTACAGGACTCAAGGAGCTCCGCCCTTTTGACCTGCGTGCATCATGGGACACACAAAGCCTCGAGAGCCTAGCAGCTTGTGCATCGCGCCAGGGGCGTCAGGTCACACTCCATCCGCATCTCAACAAAAAGTGGGAAAATGGAAATGGAACACCATTTTTCTTAGAAATTGTGTCACTAAATACTTTGTGCCTCTTACATCGACTGTTTTGTGTAGGGGAGTATGGGGTGTTTCAGGAGCTCATTGGAAAGTGA
- the LOC125572215 gene encoding gamma-tubulin complex component 2-like: protein MSEFRIHHHVSELLSLLGASGGEGPEVYTEMLMKNMTPYVTTQVSAHTAKRKIAECSTTPREFLKKYDELKSKNVRELDPLVYLLSKLVEDKQV, encoded by the exons ATGAGTGAATTCAGAATCCATCACCATGTCTCCGAGCTACTCTCTCTTCTTGG GGCTTCAGGAGGGGAGGGACCCGAGGTCTACACAGAAATGCTGATGAAAAACATGACACCTTATGTTACAACACAG GTGTCGGCTCATACAGCAAAGCGCAAGATTGCTGAGTGTTCAACTACACCAAGAGAATTTCTCAAGAAATATGACGAGCTTAAATCTAAAAA TGTCCGTGAGCTAGACCCTCTTGTTTACTTGCTTTCCAAACTTGTGGAAGACAAACAGGTATAA
- the LOC125572214 gene encoding methyl-CpG-binding domain protein 4-like — translation MDHHPRDLPKGWKKVCVTRKSGKTKGHVDVYIHDPLGRKFRSLAELKRHLIEADLGLSIEQFSFRADGANFLHNAAPEKRPKQSERKRDQSGSKGKLAGGTPGKRKAKTPHIAVTKAKRNKKERSVRGKVVKIVLGKTKAAKPRRPSVVNEGSHFTGVVPKGWTRTEYVRKGGRTQGRVDVTVINPEGKQFRSRVQLSEFLKEQQSKLRVDDFGFFPLGGRKRKSTEKSSEPGRKCKAVISKEPKVKKVASKADSSEISKQTPRGKRATRSNSVLSSESLSRKRNKMQVGKSEKNNGVKIAHQSPTKASLESSYFSSKKTKRKSTESLKHRSQLEVVAENRASVITNEGVPTGWIKIVTQRSKGKTKGTYDVYIVDPDGRKFRSKAELKRFLDKSQSDLTIEDFDFQHKKMVITSNKKELDKENDDSQEPFGADSTACPKDDDDLDESLSGDSLDSLETSAKQVEATQSPYFKDAAQPKTPKWTPPKSPFSLVQETLFHDPWKLLVSSIFLNRTAGTQAIPIMWEFFRRYPDAAEASKADPGPISDLLRPLGLHEKRAKALVQFSAEFLSRDWIYPDTLYGIGKYGSDSYRIFFLGEWKDVKPEDHKLNLYHDWLWKQEREGLL, via the exons ATGGACCATCATCCAAGAGATCTGCCAAAAGGGTGGAAAAAGGTGTGTGTTACTAGAAAAAGCGGCAAAACGAAGGGACATGTTGATGTTTATATACACGATCCATTGGGGAGAAAGTTTCGCTCTCTTGCTGAACTTAAAAGACATCTAATCGAGGCCGATTTGGGACTATCTATTGAACAGTTTAGTTTCAGAGCAGATGGGGCGAATTTCCTACATAACGCAGCCCCGGAAAAGCGACCAAAACAGAGCGAGAGGAAGAGAGATCAATCGGGATCAAAAGGCAAACTTGCTGGAGGAACCCCGGGAAAAAGGAAGGCAAAGACCCCCCACATAGCTGTcacaaaagcaaaaagaaataaaaaagagcgCAGCGTTAGAGGGAAAGTAGTTAAGATAGTTCTTGGCAAGACTAAGGCTGCCAAGCCTAGAAGACCATCTGTTGTTAATGAGGGTAGCCATTTCACAGGTGTGGTCCCAAAGGGCTGGACCAGAACGGAATATGTGAGGAAGGGGGGACGTACCCAGGGAAGAGTTGATGTAACTGTTATAAACCCTGAAGGGAAACAGTTCCGCTCTCGAGTTCAGCTTAGCGAATTCCTTAAGGAGCAGCAATCCAAATTGAGGGTGGACGATTTTGGATTTTTTCCACTgggaggaagaaaaagaaaaagcacTGAAAAGTCAAGTGAGCCAGGAAGAAAGTGCAAAGCTGTGATATCTAAAGAgccaaaagtaaaaaaagtgGCTTCCAAGGCTGATTCTAGTGAAATTAGTAAGCAGACACCAAGAGGCAAAAGAGCAACAAGATCAAACTCTGTTCTGAGTTCAGAATCTTTGTCAAGAAAGCGGAACAAGATGCAAGTtggaaaaagtgaaaaaaacaatggcgTGAAAATTGCTCATCAAAGCCCCACAAAAGCAAGTCTAGAGAGTTCTTACTTTTCttctaaaaagacaaaaaggaAGTCTACAGAAAGTTTGAAGCATCGTTCCCAGTTAGAAGTTGTAGCAGAGAACAGAGCAAGTGTGATCACTAATGAAGGGGTGCCTACTGGGTGGATTAAGATTGTGACACAGAGATCCAAAGGAAAAACTAAGGGAACCTATGATGTTTACATAGTGGACCCTGATGGAAGAAAGTTTCGCTCTAAAGCAGAGTTGAAGAGGTTTTTAGATAAATCACAGTCTGATCTAACCATTGAAGACTTTGATTTTCAACACAAGAAAATGGTCATAACCAGTAATAAGAAAGAGCTAGATAAAGAAAATGATGACTCTCAGGAACCCTTTGGTGCTGATTCCACAGCATGCCCAAAAGATGACGATGATCTTGATGAAAGTCTaagtggtgattcattagactCTTTAGAAACTTCAGCCAAACAAGTGGAAGCAACACAAAGTCCTTACTTCAAGGATGCTGCTCAGCCAAAGACCCCCAAATGGACACCACCCAAGTCACCCTTCAGCCTTGTGCAGGAGACGCTCTTCCATGATCCTTGGAAGCTGCTGGTGTCTTCAATCTTCTTAAATCGGACTGCTGGTACCCAGGCCATCCCGATCATGTGGGAGTTCTTTAGACGGTATCCAGACGCTGCTGAGGCAAGTAAAGCTGATCCTGGGCCCATTTCTG ACCTCCTCAGACCCCTTGGACTGCATGAGAAGCGGGCCAAGGCCCTTGTTCAATTCTCAGCTGAGTTTTTGAGTCGTGATTGGATCTACCCTGATACACTTTATGGAATAGGTAAATATGGCAGTGACTCTTACCGCATTTTTTTCCTGGGTGAATGGAAAGATGTAAAACCAGAGGACCACAAACTTAACCTCTATCATGACTGGCTTTGGAAGCAAGAGAGAGAAGGCTTATTGTAG
- the LOC125572218 gene encoding uncharacterized protein K02A2.6-like codes for MVHIPGARHKAADAISRHPTGSTTPEMMTLPDDIATIDASNSPHPANAALASLRTREPPEESCSYGIDKELVSSATSTLNTMAVTWETVKLETTSDPNLHSLTAIIESGFPEAQHDLAPALQEYHRFRHDLHTIDGVILYKDRIVIPPTLREVILKALHSAHQGVTSMTARAESSVFWPGITPAIVALRERCSYCNRITPSQPSAPPYPPILPAYPFQCICADFFHYKGSTYLVAVDRHSNWPIVEKARDGSAGLVECLRRTFCTFGIPDECASDGGPEFVANPTQQFLKEWGVHHRLSSVAFPHSNSRAEIGVKTVKRLITNNTGPHGELNTNAFQQAILQYRNTPDPSTKLSPAQCIFGRPIKDSIPILPGHYIPHPTWRDTLALREEALRNRHMRAAERWSQHTKRLSPLAIGHHVRIQNQTGPNPTRWDKTGIVIEVRQFDQYVVRVDGSGMITLRNRKFLRKYIPVQAPQPPRILNDDLKFISRATQARPKESLTKLPKGTATTSPTGISVETPTRPSPPLTRDTGPGTGTTGSDTPTRPPETEPGSAEASEPVSPAKPPSNPPLEKKIPLALRRLQDYNKKELLEQ; via the coding sequence ATGGTCCACATCCCTGGAGCAAGACACAAAGCTGCGGATGCCATCTCACGCCACCCAACGGGCTCAACAACCCCTGAAATGATGACGCTGCCTGACGACATAGCTACCATCGATGCCTCCAACAGCCCTCACCCAGCCAACGCTGCCCTCGCAAGCCTTCGCACTAGGGAGCCACCAGAAGAATCCTGCTCCTACGGGATCGACAAAGAGCTGGTATCCTCAGCCACATCCACCCTCAACACCATGGCCGTTACCTGGGAGACGGTGAAACTAGAAACCACCAGCGACCCAAATCTCCACTCCCTGACCGCCATCATTGAGTCCGGCTTCCCAGAAGCGCAGCACGACCTCGCCCCAGCACTCCAAGAATACCACAGATTCCGGCACGACCTCCACACCATCGATGGAGTCATCCTTTACAAGGATCGCATCGTCATTCCCCCAACCCTACGAGAGGTGATACTTAAAGCACTCCACTCTGCACACCAAGGCGTGACATCCATGACTGCCCGCGCCGAGTCATCAGTCTTTTGGCCAGGAATCACACCTGCCATTGTCGCCTTACGGGAACGATGCTCCTACTGTAACCGCATAACACCTTCACAGCCAAGCGCCCCACCCTACCCACCAATACTGCCAGCCTACCCATTCCAATGCATCTGTGCTGACTTCTTCCACTACAAAGGCAGCACTTACCTGGTAGCAGTGGACAGACACTCTAACTGGCCAATCGTCGAAAAGGCTCGTGATGGCTCCGCCGGCCTAGTAGAATGTCTGAGGCGCACCTTCTGCACCTTTGGCATCCCTGATGAGTGCGCAAGTGACGGTGGACCAGAATTTGTCGCCAATCCTACACAGCAGTTCCTCAAGGAGTGGGGAGTCCACCACCGCCTATCCTCAGTAGCGTTTCCCCACTCCAACAGTAGAGCTGAAATAGGAGTGAAAACCGTCAAGCGGCTCATCACCAACAACACCGGCCCACATGGTGAACTCAACACCAATGCCTTCCAACAAGCGATACTTCAATACCGCAACACCCCAGACCCAAGCACCAAGCTGTCACCAGCACAATGCATATTCGGCAGACCAATCAAGGATTCAATCCCGATCCTCCCAGGGCACTATATCCCACACCCCACTTGGCGGGACACCCTTGCCCTCAGAGAAGAAGCTTTAAGGAACAGACACATGAGGGCAGCAGAGAGATGGTCACAACATACAAAGAGACTTTCCCCTCTTGCCATAGGACACCACGTGAGGATCCAGAACCAGACAGGCCCCAATCCAACACGATGGGACAAGACAGGCATTGTCATTGAGGTACGGCAATTTGACCAATACGTTGTGCGTGTCGACGGCTCCGGAATGATAACTCTCCGTAACCGGAAATTCCTACGGAAATACATCCCTGTCCAAGCACCACAGCCACCACGGATACTCAACGATGACCTCAAATTCATCAGCCGAGCAACCCAAGCAAGACCGAAAGAAAGCCTAACCAAACTCCCAAAAGGCACAGCAACAACAAGCCCCACTGGAATTTCCGTCGAAACACCCACACGACCTAGCCCCCCGCTCACGAGAGACACTGGGCCAGGAACTGGGACAACAGGCAGTGATACACCAACCAGACCACCAGAAACTGAGCCAGGATCAGCGGAAGCATCCGAACCAGTAAGCCCAGCCAAACCACCATCCAACCCCCCACTCGAGAAGAAGATACCCTTAGCCCTAAGGAGGCTACAGGACTACAACAAGAAAGAACTACTTGAACAATGA